In the genome of Magnolia sinica isolate HGM2019 chromosome 2, MsV1, whole genome shotgun sequence, one region contains:
- the LOC131236681 gene encoding ethylene-responsive transcription factor ERF022-like, giving the protein MADSRSDTLQHESDKRPRKSDLSYRGVRRRSWGRFVSEIRLPGKKTRIWLGSFVSAEMAARAYDSAAFFLRGSSATLNFPELASSLPRPDSASRRDIQKAAAKAAETEKLARNVSGRSVPEPISISGSGSFWELDEEILSFFDDVKEAPLHSPVRLELEDEFLTSCGTRNYQNAFGNDEFALDLCGDDVSHHSLVVWSRIS; this is encoded by the coding sequence ATGGCAGACTCCCGATCAGACACGCTCCAGCATGAATCCGATAAGCGCCCCCGCAAATCGGATTTATCATACCGAGGCGTGCGCCGACGCAGCTGGGGCCGGTTCGTATCCGAGATCCGCTTGCCCGGTAAAAAGACTCGGATCTGGCTCGGATCCTTCGTATCGGCCGAGATGGCGGCACGCGCCTACGACTCAGCCGCCTTCTTCTTGAGGGGAAGTTCGGCGACTCTGAACTTCCCCGAGTTGGCGAGTTCGCTGCCTCGGCCTGACTCAGCATCGCGGAGAGACATACAGAAGGCCGCTGCGAAAGCAGCCGAAACGGAGAAACTCGCCCGGAATGTATCGGGCCGATCCGTGCCCGAACCGATCTCGATTTCGGGGTCCGGGTCATTTTGGGAATTGGATGAAGAGATCCTTAGTTTCTTTGACGATGTGAAAGAGGCTCCTCTGCACAGCCCTGTCAGATTAGAACTGGAGGATGAATTTCTGACCTCGTGTGGCACCagaaattaccaaaatgcctTTGGAAATGACGAGTTTGCCCTCGATCTGTGCGGGGATGATGTCAGTCACCATAGCTTGGTGGTGTGGAGCCGGATTTCGTAG